A genomic window from Streptomyces sp. NBC_00234 includes:
- a CDS encoding SDR family oxidoreductase, translated as MTGTVDGNGSALEGAVIAVAGAAGPAGRATLLRLAEAGAIVVASDANAERLAEAVDAARYAHGGATVTGDTVDLLDLAAARDWADKTEKEFGRIDGLVHLVGGWRGSSTFAETDLKDWDLLEKLLIRTVQSTSLAFQQGLQRSDRGRYVLISAAGASAPTAGNAAYSASKAAAEAWTLALADAFRKAGGDEGPKTAAAILVVKALVHDAMRAERPNAKFAGFTDVKELAEAIAGVWDMPAGEVNGKRLWLTPQP; from the coding sequence ATGACCGGAACGGTTGACGGCAACGGGAGCGCGCTCGAAGGTGCGGTCATCGCCGTGGCAGGAGCGGCCGGACCGGCGGGCCGGGCCACCCTGCTGAGACTTGCCGAGGCCGGCGCGATCGTCGTCGCGTCCGACGCCAACGCCGAGCGGCTCGCGGAGGCCGTCGATGCCGCACGCTACGCCCACGGCGGCGCGACCGTCACCGGCGACACCGTCGATCTGCTCGACCTGGCAGCAGCCCGGGACTGGGCGGACAAGACGGAGAAGGAGTTCGGCCGGATCGACGGCCTGGTGCACCTCGTCGGCGGCTGGCGCGGCAGCTCCACCTTCGCCGAGACGGACCTCAAGGACTGGGATCTTCTGGAGAAGCTCCTGATCCGCACGGTCCAGTCCACCTCGCTCGCCTTCCAGCAGGGCCTCCAGCGCAGTGACCGGGGCCGCTACGTGCTCATCAGCGCGGCGGGAGCGAGCGCTCCCACCGCGGGCAACGCCGCCTACTCCGCGTCCAAGGCCGCGGCCGAGGCGTGGACGCTCGCGCTCGCCGACGCCTTCCGCAAGGCGGGGGGTGACGAAGGTCCGAAGACCGCGGCTGCGATCCTGGTCGTCAAGGCACTGGTGCACGACGCGATGCGCGCCGAGCGCCCGAATGCGAAGTTCGCGGGCTTCACCGACGTCAAGGAGCTGGCCGAGGCCATCGCCGGCGTCTGGGACATGCCCGCCGGAGAAGTGAACGGAAAGCGCCTGTGGCTGACCCCGCAACCGTGA
- a CDS encoding DUF6421 family protein, with protein sequence MTEILVHDVADGVIATAPRVVEHAAWPALKKAVEEIRPWQSKDGSIDFAAEHAPSPATAAATLDRVVAAIEELSPLLPHDAAYHRALVADLRRWAAEGFGVPDFLDSLLAFQPAKNRADGLQHLVVFAMYTQNGNPDRNLEAVVLRMVWPEWLADLEATRYDNPLFCGITFEDFTSGYDTNSAVLFPETIAVREAPERFSWGGIFCDREAARFRRVTEASVDLLGVELPEDIREMIGDQTRCEQAFVLWDMVHDRTHSHGDLPFDPFMIKQRQPFWMYGLEELRCDLTAFKEAVKLEAEGNAHGRDVQYAVLFDRMFRFPVTGERVRNYDGLGGQLLFAYLHKHDVVRWTDNTLKIDWERAPKVTNQLCAEIETLYRDGIDRPKLVHWFAAYDLVSTYLAPHPGSRWAKGPDALDLTQPPRKLVDDVLPDEFPLSMFYEALSKKLKNVIASTKGITAADAEQAAA encoded by the coding sequence ATGACGGAAATTCTTGTGCACGACGTCGCCGACGGCGTCATAGCGACCGCCCCGCGGGTGGTCGAGCACGCTGCCTGGCCCGCGCTCAAGAAGGCCGTGGAGGAGATCCGTCCCTGGCAGTCGAAGGACGGATCCATCGACTTCGCCGCCGAGCACGCGCCGTCGCCCGCGACCGCTGCCGCGACGCTCGATCGTGTGGTCGCCGCGATCGAGGAGCTCTCCCCGCTGCTCCCGCACGACGCCGCGTACCACCGCGCCCTGGTCGCGGACCTGCGTCGCTGGGCCGCCGAAGGCTTCGGCGTCCCGGACTTCCTGGACTCGCTGCTGGCCTTCCAGCCGGCCAAGAACCGCGCCGACGGCCTCCAGCACCTGGTCGTCTTCGCGATGTACACGCAGAACGGCAACCCGGACCGCAACCTCGAAGCGGTCGTGCTGCGGATGGTCTGGCCCGAGTGGCTCGCCGACCTCGAAGCCACGCGCTACGACAACCCGCTTTTCTGCGGTATCACCTTCGAGGACTTCACCTCGGGCTACGACACCAACTCGGCGGTGCTCTTCCCCGAGACCATCGCCGTGCGCGAGGCCCCCGAGCGCTTCAGCTGGGGCGGCATCTTCTGCGACCGCGAGGCCGCCCGCTTCCGCCGGGTCACCGAGGCGTCCGTCGACCTCCTGGGCGTCGAGCTGCCCGAGGACATCCGCGAGATGATCGGCGACCAGACCCGCTGCGAGCAGGCGTTCGTGCTCTGGGACATGGTCCACGACCGCACCCACAGCCACGGCGACCTGCCGTTCGACCCCTTCATGATCAAGCAGCGCCAGCCGTTCTGGATGTACGGCCTGGAGGAGCTGCGCTGCGACCTCACCGCCTTCAAGGAGGCCGTGAAGCTGGAGGCCGAAGGCAACGCGCACGGCCGTGACGTGCAGTACGCGGTGCTCTTCGACCGCATGTTCCGCTTCCCCGTCACCGGCGAGCGCGTCCGCAACTACGACGGTCTCGGCGGCCAGCTCCTCTTCGCGTACCTGCACAAGCACGACGTGGTGCGCTGGACGGACAACACGCTGAAGATCGACTGGGAGCGGGCTCCCAAGGTCACCAACCAGCTCTGCGCCGAGATCGAGACCCTGTACCGCGACGGCATCGACCGCCCGAAGCTGGTCCACTGGTTCGCCGCGTACGACCTGGTGTCCACCTACCTCGCCCCGCACCCGGGCTCCCGCTGGGCCAAGGGACCGGACGCCCTGGACCTGACCCAGCCGCCGCGCAAGCTCGTCGACGACGTGCTTCCGGACGAGTTTCCCCTGAGCATGTTCTATGAGGCACTCTCCAAGAAGCTGAAGAACGTGATCGCCTCGACCAAGGGGATCACCGCGGCCGACGCCGAGCAGGCAGCCGCGTGA
- a CDS encoding glycerophosphodiester phosphodiesterase — MTFLTIGHRGVMGVEPENTLRSFVHAEQAGMDAIELDLHLSKDGALAVMHDAAVDRTTDGTGQIAERTMAELRGLDAGQGERVPVFEEVLDAVAAPLQAEIKDVAAARALAEVMLRRDLVERVEVSSFHDEAVAEIAQLVPGVRTVLIASRWGGDVVERAKAVGAATLALNIRRLTLETVEEAHAENLKVIGWVVNTQDQLRLVRALGLDGATTDFPEIRRAGRFTA, encoded by the coding sequence TTGACTTTTCTCACCATCGGTCATCGCGGGGTCATGGGTGTCGAACCGGAGAACACCCTGCGGTCCTTCGTCCACGCGGAACAGGCCGGCATGGACGCCATCGAGCTCGACCTCCACCTGAGCAAGGACGGCGCGCTCGCCGTCATGCACGACGCCGCGGTGGACCGCACGACCGACGGCACGGGGCAGATCGCCGAGAGGACGATGGCCGAGCTGCGCGGGCTCGACGCCGGGCAGGGCGAGCGGGTGCCCGTCTTCGAGGAGGTCCTCGACGCCGTCGCGGCACCGCTCCAGGCGGAGATCAAGGACGTCGCCGCCGCGCGGGCGCTCGCCGAGGTGATGCTGCGACGCGATCTCGTGGAGCGGGTGGAGGTGTCGTCGTTCCACGACGAGGCGGTCGCCGAGATCGCACAGCTGGTGCCCGGCGTGCGGACGGTGCTCATCGCCAGCCGCTGGGGCGGCGACGTGGTGGAGCGGGCGAAGGCGGTGGGCGCGGCGACACTCGCGCTGAACATCCGCCGTCTCACGCTGGAGACGGTCGAGGAGGCGCACGCCGAGAACCTGAAGGTGATCGGCTGGGTGGTGAACACCCAGGACCAGCTGCGCCTGGTGCGCGCGCTCGGCCTCGACGGCGCGACGACCGACTTCCCGGAGATCCGCCGCGCGGGCCGCTTCACCGCGTAA
- a CDS encoding GNAT family N-acetyltransferase: MDTAPPRDSGQLTFRDATEDDVPALVRLIESAYRGDSSRAGWTTEADILQGQRTDADGVRAVVTAPSGRLLVVERDGEPVACCQLEHRGDAAYFGMFAVRPELQGAGLGKVIIAEAERTVVESWSVREMHMTVISVREELIAWYERRGYRRTGKLTPFPYGDERFGVPQRDDLAFELLIKDLPAA; the protein is encoded by the coding sequence ATGGACACGGCCCCGCCCCGGGACTCGGGACAGCTCACCTTCCGCGACGCGACCGAGGACGACGTGCCCGCGCTCGTGCGGCTCATCGAGTCCGCCTATCGCGGCGACTCCAGCCGGGCCGGGTGGACCACCGAGGCGGACATTCTCCAGGGGCAGCGGACGGACGCGGACGGGGTACGCGCCGTCGTCACCGCGCCCTCCGGCCGCCTGCTCGTGGTGGAGCGCGACGGGGAGCCGGTCGCCTGCTGTCAGCTCGAACACCGGGGTGACGCGGCCTACTTCGGCATGTTCGCGGTCCGGCCCGAACTCCAGGGGGCGGGCCTCGGCAAGGTGATCATCGCCGAGGCCGAGCGCACGGTGGTGGAGAGCTGGAGCGTGCGGGAGATGCACATGACGGTGATCTCCGTCCGTGAGGAGCTGATCGCCTGGTACGAGCGCCGCGGCTACCGCCGTACGGGAAAGCTGACCCCCTTCCCGTACGGCGACGAGCGCTTCGGCGTTCCCCAGCGCGACGATCTCGCGTTCGAGCTGTTGATCAAGGACCTTCCCGCGGCCTGA
- a CDS encoding DUF5134 domain-containing protein, which yields MHGPALSGWLLMVLCAVAGASCLSRTRVTTGEERRAARAEAVMGFGMAAMAVPAALLTPPSWAWAVYAVLFGGAALQALRSVRFGGHHLHHLVGSLAMVYMAVTMAPGAGHGGHGATPSAGGIPLLTGLLLAYYAFYVLRSAGRLIPVAAAAGAPGGGLGRGPQPELALACRLTMGIAMFAMLLTL from the coding sequence GTGCACGGACCGGCGCTGTCCGGCTGGCTGCTGATGGTGTTGTGCGCGGTGGCGGGCGCCTCCTGTCTGTCACGTACGCGCGTCACCACGGGGGAAGAGCGCAGAGCCGCGCGCGCCGAGGCGGTGATGGGCTTCGGCATGGCCGCGATGGCGGTGCCCGCCGCGCTGCTCACGCCGCCGTCCTGGGCCTGGGCCGTGTACGCCGTGCTGTTCGGCGGAGCCGCGCTGCAAGCCCTGCGGTCCGTACGGTTCGGGGGGCACCACCTGCACCACCTCGTCGGGTCGCTGGCGATGGTCTACATGGCCGTGACGATGGCCCCCGGAGCGGGTCACGGCGGGCACGGCGCCACCCCGTCCGCCGGAGGCATCCCCCTGCTGACCGGCCTGCTGCTGGCCTACTACGCGTTCTACGTCCTGCGATCGGCGGGCCGCCTGATCCCCGTGGCCGCAGCCGCCGGAGCCCCGGGAGGCGGCCTGGGCCGGGGGCCGCAGCCGGAGCTGGCACTGGCCTGCCGGCTGACGATGGGCATAGCCATGTTCGCGATGTTGCTCACCCTGTGA
- a CDS encoding M56 family metallopeptidase, translating into MLVSLVLLLLGALAALVTPRLMARAQWPEREPVVALWVWQCVVAGVLLSFGLSMTFSASAAWQAVRGHVFAPAPHAVVEAYALAAYGPWSAVIAVLLALGGAWTLAMLVREIRRAQSRRARRRTELLVRSPLMPGETPGSERLVVLEGDRPDAWWLPGAAPQLVITTAALGRLKGRQLDAVLAHEQGHARARHDWLLHCSGALATGFPQIPVFAAFRDEMHRLVELAADDVASRRFGRLTTALALVGLNEDRGVFGPCPSTDAQVPLRVNRLLAPTERLTAGRKLRLTAAATLLPVVPLLVAFAPGLSALG; encoded by the coding sequence ATGTTGGTCTCCCTCGTGCTGCTGCTGCTCGGCGCACTGGCCGCTCTCGTGACCCCCCGCCTGATGGCGCGGGCACAGTGGCCGGAGCGCGAGCCGGTGGTGGCCCTGTGGGTCTGGCAGTGCGTCGTGGCGGGGGTACTGCTGTCGTTCGGGCTCTCCATGACCTTCAGTGCGTCCGCCGCCTGGCAGGCGGTCCGGGGGCATGTGTTCGCGCCCGCGCCGCACGCGGTGGTCGAGGCGTACGCCCTGGCGGCGTACGGCCCCTGGTCGGCCGTCATCGCCGTGCTGTTGGCTCTCGGGGGCGCGTGGACGCTGGCGATGCTGGTACGGGAGATCCGCCGGGCGCAGTCGCGGCGCGCGCGTCGTCGCACGGAACTCCTGGTCCGTTCCCCCCTGATGCCCGGCGAGACCCCCGGCAGCGAGCGGCTCGTGGTGCTGGAGGGCGACCGCCCCGACGCCTGGTGGCTGCCGGGCGCCGCACCCCAACTGGTCATCACCACTGCCGCACTGGGCCGCCTGAAGGGCCGTCAGCTGGACGCGGTCCTGGCGCACGAGCAGGGGCACGCCCGGGCGCGGCACGACTGGCTGCTTCACTGTTCGGGCGCTCTGGCCACGGGATTCCCGCAGATTCCGGTGTTCGCCGCGTTCCGTGACGAGATGCACCGTCTCGTCGAACTCGCCGCGGACGACGTGGCATCGCGCCGCTTCGGGCGGCTCACCACCGCGCTCGCGCTGGTCGGGCTCAACGAGGACCGGGGCGTGTTCGGTCCCTGCCCGTCGACGGACGCACAAGTGCCGCTGCGGGTGAACCGGTTGCTGGCACCGACGGAGCGGCTCACCGCGGGCCGGAAGCTCCGGCTGACCGCGGCGGCCACGCTGTTGCCCGTCGTACCTCTGCTGGTGGCATTCGCTCCGGGACTCAGCGCCCTGGGATAG
- a CDS encoding phosphatase PAP2 family protein translates to MDRPHLHSPDHRSADPRLVRTGLVCAALSVALVILVAVSWSPLMSLDRTIADTLHRNAVNEPALVQVNRVLTDWVWDPWTMRAAIAVTAIALWWRGSRWLAVWVAATSALSTLVQQVLKAAVDRERPRWPDPVDSAHYAAFPSGHVMTAVVTCALLLWLLRLHGTGPLVWRTALVVAVVSVVGVAFTRIYLGVHWMTDVVGGTLLGVTMAVFSILGYTVFRDRRADGRKERGRLSRADRGHGHRHTDGIQP, encoded by the coding sequence ATGGACCGCCCCCACCTCCACTCCCCCGACCATCGCAGCGCGGACCCACGCCTCGTGCGCACGGGTCTCGTCTGCGCGGCCCTCTCGGTGGCCCTCGTGATCCTGGTGGCGGTGAGCTGGTCCCCCCTCATGTCGTTGGACCGCACGATCGCCGACACCCTGCACCGCAACGCCGTGAACGAACCGGCACTGGTGCAGGTCAACCGCGTGCTGACCGACTGGGTGTGGGACCCCTGGACGATGCGCGCCGCGATCGCCGTCACGGCGATCGCCCTGTGGTGGCGTGGCTCCAGGTGGCTCGCCGTCTGGGTGGCCGCGACGAGCGCGCTCTCCACCCTCGTACAGCAAGTGCTCAAGGCGGCTGTCGACCGGGAAAGGCCCCGGTGGCCGGACCCGGTGGACTCCGCGCACTACGCGGCCTTCCCCTCGGGACACGTGATGACCGCGGTGGTGACCTGCGCGCTCCTGCTGTGGCTGCTGCGGCTGCACGGAACGGGACCGCTGGTGTGGCGGACCGCACTGGTGGTCGCGGTCGTGTCGGTCGTCGGCGTCGCGTTCACCCGGATCTACCTCGGGGTCCACTGGATGACCGATGTGGTGGGCGGCACGCTGCTGGGGGTGACCATGGCCGTGTTCTCGATCCTCGGCTACACCGTGTTCCGGGATCGCCGGGCCGACGGGCGGAAGGAACGGGGGAGGCTGTCCCGGGCCGATCGAGGCCACGGGCACCGTCACACCGATGGGATTCAGCCATAA
- a CDS encoding GNAT family N-acetyltransferase: MIDRPTVLIHRLAGRDLSPADGLSALLTAYHLRTEAEKGLTVDRADALPARYRAEILSPQSAFADDVVVIARSEGAPVGCLVVTAPVDGRTEIKRLWVDPAMRGAGIASSLVGCALDHAAQIGAGPVALSVWSWRTGAIALYERLGFTTVDSWDARDGLVCMEHA; encoded by the coding sequence ATGATCGACCGGCCCACCGTGCTCATACACCGCCTGGCAGGCCGGGACCTCTCCCCCGCCGACGGGCTCTCCGCGCTGCTGACCGCGTACCACTTGCGTACCGAGGCCGAGAAGGGCCTCACCGTCGACCGTGCGGACGCGCTGCCCGCGCGCTATCGCGCGGAGATCCTGTCGCCGCAGAGCGCCTTCGCCGACGACGTCGTGGTGATCGCCAGAAGCGAGGGCGCGCCAGTGGGCTGCCTGGTGGTGACCGCCCCGGTCGACGGGCGGACGGAGATCAAACGGCTGTGGGTGGATCCTGCGATGCGGGGCGCCGGCATCGCGTCCTCGCTGGTCGGGTGCGCGCTGGATCACGCGGCACAGATCGGCGCGGGTCCGGTGGCGCTCTCCGTGTGGAGCTGGCGTACGGGAGCCATCGCGCTCTACGAGCGGCTCGGCTTCACCACGGTCGACTCGTGGGACGCCCGCGACGGGCTGGTCTGCATGGAACACGCCTGA